In one window of Synechococcus sp. M16CYN DNA:
- a CDS encoding aminotransferase class I/II-fold pyridoxal phosphate-dependent enzyme, which translates to MDTTRRRHLNSWQPGRQPWELKSSTNVELAFRDLASNDYLGLSRHPAVVEAAATALKTDGLGAGGSRLITGTRPRHMRLEAELGDWLGRERVLLFPSGFQANLAAVAALAGRHTTVLADRLVHHSLLVGVRACGAQLQRFVHNDLQDLERRLRALHSSDTLPLVISESLFSMEGTSPNLQDMASLCAQHGAQLLVDEAHGLGVLGPGGRGLCWGINDPIHLISGTFGKAFGSGGAFLAGDAVMGERLLQTSGAFRYTTALAPPLVAGAQAALNLIKAYPTWGRSLRQRSNDWRTSLSLNGWVRPKGNGPVLPLLFESDRAALDQQKRLKEHGLLSIAIRPPTVPEGTSRLRIVLRRDLPDDTLQLLLRALVS; encoded by the coding sequence ATGGATACAACTCGACGTCGACATTTGAATAGCTGGCAGCCGGGACGTCAACCGTGGGAATTAAAGAGTAGTACCAATGTTGAACTTGCTTTCAGGGACCTAGCAAGCAACGATTACCTTGGCCTCAGCCGTCATCCAGCGGTGGTTGAAGCCGCTGCTACCGCTCTAAAGACTGATGGTTTGGGAGCAGGAGGATCAAGGTTGATTACTGGCACGCGTCCCCGGCATATGCGCCTGGAAGCAGAACTTGGTGACTGGCTTGGACGAGAGAGAGTTTTGCTTTTTCCTAGTGGATTCCAAGCCAATCTCGCTGCTGTCGCGGCCCTCGCAGGGCGTCACACCACGGTGCTTGCTGATCGACTAGTTCACCATTCACTATTGGTAGGCGTCCGCGCGTGCGGTGCCCAGCTCCAACGATTTGTTCATAACGATCTTCAAGATCTCGAGCGTCGTCTTCGAGCACTACATAGCAGCGATACACTGCCTCTAGTTATCAGTGAAAGCCTATTTAGCATGGAAGGGACCAGCCCCAATCTCCAAGACATGGCCTCGCTTTGTGCTCAGCATGGAGCGCAACTTTTAGTAGATGAAGCCCATGGTCTTGGTGTTCTGGGGCCTGGTGGACGTGGGCTCTGCTGGGGAATTAATGACCCGATTCACTTGATCAGCGGAACGTTCGGCAAAGCCTTCGGTAGCGGCGGAGCTTTTCTGGCGGGGGACGCCGTCATGGGAGAACGACTGCTGCAAACGAGCGGAGCATTTCGCTATACCACCGCCCTGGCACCACCCTTAGTGGCTGGCGCACAAGCCGCCCTCAACTTGATTAAAGCCTATCCGACTTGGGGGCGTTCACTTAGACAAAGGTCGAATGACTGGCGTACTTCCCTCTCTCTTAATGGATGGGTTCGTCCCAAAGGCAACGGCCCTGTTCTTCCCCTTCTTTTCGAGAGTGATCGGGCTGCTCTAGACCAACAAAAACGCCTGAAAGAACATGGATTACTCAGCATCGCAATTCGGCCACCAACAGTTCCCGAAGGAACATCCCGGCTAAGGATAGTTTTGCGAAGGGATTTACCAGATGACACGTTGCAGCTCTTGCTCCGCGCCCTCGTTTCCTAA
- a CDS encoding alpha/beta hydrolase has protein sequence MTQILAMHGWAGHAGQWNNWQYQLEQHHRHMLIGERGYTNAAPTVPHWDSKPGPRVVIAHSLGLHLLPASLLNEATALILLGCFAAFVPKGRAGRSVLAGLKGMRAALGSEGELAMLRRFLEKTAQPLPLSSCPPSPLLHGISLEGRQRLRNDLSLLETCHNLPKGWPEKAHVLVIRGEQDAVVQASIHKQLLDQIGLQVEMVHNDPHVGHALITSGVLSVVYKWIEHL, from the coding sequence ATGACACAAATTCTCGCAATGCATGGATGGGCAGGGCATGCCGGTCAATGGAATAACTGGCAATACCAGCTAGAGCAACACCATAGGCACATGCTAATCGGAGAACGTGGCTACACCAACGCTGCTCCTACTGTTCCACACTGGGATAGTAAACCTGGCCCCCGAGTTGTCATCGCCCATTCACTTGGTCTCCACCTACTGCCGGCAAGTCTGCTGAATGAAGCGACAGCCTTGATACTGCTAGGCTGCTTCGCAGCTTTTGTTCCAAAAGGGCGGGCCGGCCGATCGGTATTAGCTGGACTGAAAGGGATGCGAGCAGCTCTGGGTTCAGAAGGGGAATTGGCAATGTTGCGCCGTTTCCTTGAGAAGACTGCACAACCGTTACCCCTCAGCTCTTGTCCACCTTCTCCCTTGCTCCATGGCATTTCTCTAGAAGGACGCCAACGTTTACGCAACGACCTCTCACTACTAGAAACATGCCATAACCTTCCGAAGGGGTGGCCTGAAAAAGCTCATGTTTTAGTCATAAGGGGGGAACAAGATGCGGTGGTGCAAGCCAGCATTCACAAGCAACTTTTAGATCAAATCGGCCTCCAAGTTGAGATGGTACACAACGATCCCCATGTGGGACATGCCTTGATCACATCAGGGGTGTTGTCTGTTGTGTACAAATGGATCGAACATTTGTGA
- a CDS encoding methyltransferase domain-containing protein, with product MITSQDILQRFSVAASRYNTATRLQQSVAWRLACHCRRLSIPKGIWADLGSGTGWLADALEATHPGYQVLRVDGSAAMLNQQRNSVKTIQHDLSKGLPSWPNQPQLLASNFALHWLPNPVLTLNEWIQSLTPGDWLAVAVPVRGSFPQWRSAAAAANQLYTAFSLPHDEELIATIPARMIRRQQVRHFTQTAITPISLLKPIIDIGAGVTNKGRLSPGAWRRIFRAWPEADSSKCLESGGFYQKRFGLSWKVLLLILNR from the coding sequence GTGATTACCTCGCAAGACATCCTTCAGAGGTTTAGCGTTGCCGCCAGTCGGTACAATACCGCCACACGCCTGCAACAGAGCGTAGCCTGGCGACTAGCCTGCCATTGTCGGCGACTGTCGATTCCCAAAGGAATTTGGGCAGATCTGGGCAGCGGAACAGGATGGCTTGCCGATGCTTTAGAAGCTACGCACCCGGGCTACCAGGTCCTACGTGTAGATGGTAGTGCGGCGATGTTGAATCAACAACGCAACAGCGTGAAAACGATTCAACACGACTTAAGCAAAGGGTTACCATCATGGCCAAACCAGCCCCAACTGCTCGCCTCTAACTTTGCTTTGCACTGGTTACCGAATCCCGTACTCACGCTGAATGAGTGGATTCAATCCTTGACGCCAGGAGATTGGCTAGCGGTGGCGGTGCCTGTTCGGGGTAGCTTTCCTCAATGGCGTTCTGCCGCCGCTGCTGCTAATCAACTCTATACGGCTTTTTCGCTTCCACACGACGAAGAGCTCATTGCAACCATTCCAGCCAGAATGATCCGTCGACAACAAGTGCGTCACTTTACCCAAACCGCAATTACACCGATTTCTTTGCTGAAACCTATCATTGACATCGGTGCAGGGGTAACGAACAAGGGTCGGTTAAGCCCTGGTGCGTGGCGGCGCATCTTCAGAGCCTGGCCGGAAGCAGATTCCTCAAAGTGCTTGGAGTCAGGTGGATTTTATCAAAAACGATTCGGCTTGTCATGGAAAGTTTTACTGCTGATTTTGAATAGATAA
- the bioD gene encoding dethiobiotin synthase, with product MSLRLVVCGTDTDVGKTVVSAWLVQGLRATYWKPVQSGLEGGGDRERVRNLLDLPSNRLLPEAFAFSQPVSPHWAAELDQTPLVPEQLMLPKCDGPLVVETAGGLMVPLTRHLLQIDQLKRWGLPIILVARSGLGTLNHTLLSLEALRQRNLIVLGLILNGAFHHDNPATLEEFGGVPVLAQLPPLQPLTAQTLKQHWYNQRFNSRFQTMLNQIYC from the coding sequence ATGTCGCTTCGCCTCGTGGTTTGCGGTACTGACACCGATGTCGGCAAGACAGTGGTGAGTGCCTGGCTCGTCCAAGGCCTGCGGGCAACTTACTGGAAGCCTGTGCAAAGTGGCTTAGAAGGCGGTGGAGATCGCGAACGCGTCCGCAACTTGCTTGATCTTCCTTCGAACCGACTGCTTCCGGAAGCCTTTGCTTTTAGTCAACCAGTTTCACCACATTGGGCGGCCGAGCTTGATCAAACACCGCTTGTACCCGAACAATTGATGCTACCAAAGTGTGATGGACCCCTTGTCGTGGAAACTGCGGGAGGCCTGATGGTACCTCTTACACGACATCTACTGCAAATTGATCAGCTGAAGCGCTGGGGGCTACCAATCATTTTGGTTGCTCGAAGCGGCTTAGGAACACTCAACCACACCCTATTAAGCCTAGAGGCTCTCCGGCAACGCAACCTCATAGTTCTTGGGTTAATCCTTAATGGAGCCTTCCACCACGATAACCCTGCAACTCTAGAAGAATTCGGAGGCGTCCCGGTTCTGGCCCAACTTCCGCCTCTACAACCACTAACAGCTCAAACACTTAAACAGCACTGGTACAACCAACGCTTTAATTCTAGATTTCAAACAATGTTGAATCAGATATACTGCTGA
- the bioA gene encoding adenosylmethionine--8-amino-7-oxononanoate transaminase, producing the protein MTIQRHPNLWPPFTQIATTASPQRVTAGEGALLFREQGGPLIDAISSWWVTLHGHAHPVIAEAVADQARRLEQVIFADFTHEPAEQLAIRLSGITGLQRLFFSDNGSTAVEVALKIACQWWANRGQPRHQIVAFDGAYHGDTFGAMAVGERNLFSAPFEDKLFPVARVPWPSTWWNDSEVNTKEAASLQVLEAALETPTAAVILEPLLQGAGGMTIVRPEFLQEVEIRTKTSGALLIADEVLTGFGRCGDWFASRRAGIRPDLMALSKGLTGGCLPMGVTMASEAIFEAFIGKDPSLTLWHGHSFTANPLGCAAAVASITLLETNPAAFQNFEARHRPYLKRLDQHPRVERTRLVGTVAAFDLVVKGPAGYLNPAGPAIKRIAMEHGVFLRPLGQVIYLLPPLCISDAQLAQCYEAVGTALDQI; encoded by the coding sequence ATGACGATTCAACGTCACCCCAATCTCTGGCCTCCATTCACCCAAATTGCTACGACAGCATCACCACAACGGGTGACGGCCGGGGAGGGAGCACTGCTATTCAGAGAACAAGGTGGACCCTTGATTGACGCGATTAGCAGCTGGTGGGTGACCCTGCATGGCCATGCTCATCCAGTCATAGCCGAAGCAGTTGCTGATCAAGCGCGTCGACTCGAGCAGGTGATTTTTGCAGATTTCACACATGAACCTGCGGAACAATTAGCCATTCGACTCAGTGGCATTACCGGTTTGCAGCGATTGTTTTTTTCAGATAATGGTTCGACTGCTGTGGAAGTCGCTCTAAAAATTGCCTGTCAATGGTGGGCTAACCGCGGCCAGCCACGCCATCAAATAGTGGCCTTCGACGGCGCGTACCACGGTGATACTTTTGGTGCCATGGCCGTTGGCGAACGTAATCTATTTAGCGCACCATTTGAAGACAAGTTATTCCCCGTAGCGAGGGTGCCTTGGCCTAGTACCTGGTGGAATGATTCAGAGGTGAATACTAAGGAAGCAGCATCACTACAAGTGCTGGAAGCCGCGCTGGAAACGCCCACAGCAGCGGTCATCCTTGAGCCACTGTTGCAGGGGGCAGGAGGGATGACCATTGTGCGCCCAGAGTTTCTCCAGGAAGTTGAAATTCGGACCAAGACCTCTGGGGCCCTGCTTATTGCCGATGAGGTACTTACCGGGTTCGGACGCTGCGGCGATTGGTTTGCGAGTCGGCGTGCAGGAATTCGACCCGACCTAATGGCATTGTCCAAAGGACTTACTGGGGGCTGCCTACCTATGGGTGTCACCATGGCAAGTGAGGCAATTTTTGAAGCCTTCATTGGTAAGGATCCGAGTTTAACGCTATGGCATGGCCACAGCTTCACCGCTAATCCCCTGGGATGCGCCGCTGCCGTGGCTAGCATCACTCTCCTTGAAACCAACCCAGCGGCATTCCAGAACTTTGAAGCGCGGCATCGGCCCTATCTTAAACGCTTGGATCAACACCCCCGTGTCGAGCGAACGAGACTAGTTGGTACAGTTGCTGCCTTCGATTTGGTGGTGAAGGGACCTGCTGGTTATCTCAACCCAGCGGGTCCTGCAATAAAACGAATTGCTATGGAACACGGGGTTTTTCTTCGCCCTTTAGGACAAGTGATTTATCTACTACCACCGCTGTGCATCAGCGATGCACAGCTCGCCCAATGTTACGAAGCCGTCGGAACGGCTTTAGATCAAATCTAA
- a CDS encoding DUF3143 domain-containing protein, translating into MSSVLPPENSPLNQHSLRALEGWLQRLGAMRIDNDPCRWRLEYDDWSAVLLLDQNDLKVIWQSPGDSEETQCSLPYGLSRADVEAAIQAGPSVSKGI; encoded by the coding sequence ATGTCGTCCGTCCTGCCGCCGGAGAACTCACCCCTGAACCAACACTCGCTTCGCGCACTTGAAGGCTGGCTGCAGCGGTTGGGAGCCATGCGGATTGATAACGATCCATGTCGATGGCGCCTTGAATATGATGATTGGAGTGCGGTTCTCTTGTTGGACCAGAACGATCTTAAAGTGATTTGGCAATCGCCTGGGGATAGTGAAGAGACGCAGTGTTCACTGCCTTATGGACTTTCCCGTGCAGATGTAGAAGCAGCCATCCAGGCTGGCCCCTCAGTAAGCAAAGGCATTTAG
- a CDS encoding J domain-containing protein has product MPISHYQRLGVAPEVDSEALRQAFRRKSKTLHPDTTELPEAQASKAFQQLRESYTLLADPGRRDAYDAILRQSQKTQQAANELPRSNGWSSVGQRRPLSGGEWFSLMLLSVALLLSVLIGLGVAMIRGRDWQVLPSWLTDEQTLKTTNVQFDFNVVRPAAGELTPEPTLASRT; this is encoded by the coding sequence GTGCCCATTAGCCACTACCAACGACTCGGCGTAGCTCCAGAGGTAGATTCGGAAGCGTTGCGCCAAGCATTTCGGCGTAAGAGTAAAACACTCCATCCCGATACCACAGAACTACCCGAAGCCCAGGCTAGCAAGGCTTTTCAGCAGCTTAGGGAATCTTATACTCTCCTGGCAGATCCTGGCCGTCGTGATGCCTACGATGCCATACTTCGCCAAAGTCAGAAGACTCAACAGGCGGCCAATGAGCTTCCGCGCTCTAATGGATGGAGCAGCGTCGGTCAACGTCGTCCGCTTTCTGGAGGCGAATGGTTTTCCTTGATGCTCTTAAGTGTTGCTCTTCTGCTGAGCGTACTAATCGGTTTGGGCGTAGCAATGATCCGAGGGCGCGATTGGCAAGTGTTGCCGTCCTGGCTCACGGATGAGCAGACTTTGAAAACTACCAATGTGCAATTCGATTTTAATGTCGTCCGTCCTGCCGCCGGAGAACTCACCCCTGAACCAACACTCGCTTCGCGCACTTGA
- a CDS encoding 16S rRNA (guanine(527)-N(7))-methyltransferase RsmG: protein MVGTNPGAECWEALKWRPSADQLNRLAKLQTLLRGWNDKVNLTRLVEGNDYWVNQIFDSLWPLTSELETPKRPRVCIDVGTGSGFPGLAVAIALPGARMTLVDSVGRKTAAVKAMVSSLGLTDQVSVRTERIEITGHDHLCRGMFDLAMARAVAAAPTVAEYLVPLLQPQGEALIFRGQWSKDDTSKFAKVLKPLRANLKAVQVCRLPAGRGIRHLLRVQPTSPCPSIYPRSVGTPNRTPLGT, encoded by the coding sequence ATGGTCGGTACCAACCCGGGAGCTGAGTGCTGGGAGGCACTGAAATGGCGGCCTTCCGCCGATCAGCTCAACCGGCTTGCTAAACTGCAGACTCTATTACGTGGGTGGAATGATAAGGTCAATCTCACGCGGCTTGTTGAAGGTAACGACTACTGGGTAAATCAAATTTTTGATAGCCTCTGGCCCTTAACGAGTGAGTTAGAGACGCCAAAGCGACCGAGAGTTTGTATCGATGTTGGAACAGGAAGTGGCTTCCCAGGACTGGCCGTTGCCATCGCTCTTCCTGGTGCGCGAATGACTTTAGTAGACTCAGTTGGCCGCAAAACGGCTGCCGTAAAAGCGATGGTTAGTAGCCTTGGTCTTACTGATCAAGTGTCGGTGCGCACTGAACGCATCGAAATAACGGGTCACGATCATTTGTGTAGAGGTATGTTCGACCTTGCCATGGCCCGAGCCGTTGCGGCGGCGCCTACAGTCGCAGAATATCTCGTCCCTCTCTTACAACCCCAGGGCGAAGCACTGATCTTCCGAGGGCAATGGTCGAAAGATGACACCTCCAAGTTTGCCAAGGTTCTCAAACCACTGAGGGCCAACCTAAAAGCGGTGCAAGTGTGTCGACTCCCTGCTGGACGTGGCATCCGTCATTTATTACGTGTTCAGCCAACGTCGCCCTGCCCATCAATCTACCCACGATCGGTGGGTACTCCAAACCGCACCCCGCTGGGCACATAA
- a CDS encoding ferredoxin has translation MSDPTLAFSAAATSPDQPNGREPLLGGHLRDQAVWVDEAACIGCRYCAHVATNTFVVEPRLGRSRAIRQDGDSAELIQEAIDTCPVDCIHWVSFESLEGLKQDLIRQNLQARPQG, from the coding sequence CTGTCCGATCCAACTCTTGCTTTTTCTGCTGCCGCCACAAGTCCCGATCAACCCAATGGTCGAGAGCCCTTGTTGGGTGGACATCTCAGAGATCAAGCTGTCTGGGTAGACGAGGCAGCATGTATCGGTTGCCGATATTGTGCTCATGTTGCAACCAATACATTTGTTGTTGAGCCTCGTCTTGGGCGTTCTCGAGCCATTCGCCAGGATGGTGACAGTGCCGAACTTATCCAAGAAGCTATTGATACTTGCCCCGTTGACTGCATTCATTGGGTTTCTTTCGAATCCCTTGAAGGATTGAAGCAAGATCTGATTCGACAAAATCTCCAAGCACGTCCCCAAGGTTAA
- a CDS encoding DUF1257 domain-containing protein, producing the protein MSHFSTVKTELRQLDPLAQALKDMGYHPEKGQRPIRGYRGQTVTADLAVTMQEGGDLGFRWNCQSGSYELVTDLDLWRQQIPIERFLGKLTQLYALNAVLSATASEGFQITEQSRSQDGSIELVVTRWDT; encoded by the coding sequence ATGTCGCATTTCAGCACTGTTAAAACCGAATTGCGTCAGCTAGATCCTTTGGCTCAAGCTCTCAAAGACATGGGTTACCACCCTGAAAAAGGACAGCGCCCCATACGTGGTTATCGAGGTCAGACGGTCACGGCTGATTTAGCTGTGACAATGCAGGAGGGTGGTGATCTTGGTTTCCGTTGGAATTGTCAATCTGGTTCCTATGAATTGGTGACTGATTTAGATCTCTGGAGGCAACAGATTCCAATAGAGCGCTTCCTTGGTAAGCTCACCCAGCTCTATGCCTTGAATGCTGTGTTGTCAGCAACTGCTAGCGAGGGTTTTCAAATCACTGAGCAATCACGGAGTCAAGATGGCTCGATTGAACTTGTAGTTACTCGCTGGGACACCTGA
- a CDS encoding DUF2997 domain-containing protein, which yields MLQRTVLFTIRPDGRVEERVEGVTGPACQQLTERLEAALGTVERRAVTADMFQQPDTQSQSQSQSQSQSLSANPN from the coding sequence ATGCTTCAACGTACGGTTCTTTTCACCATCAGGCCTGATGGTCGCGTGGAAGAGCGGGTCGAAGGTGTGACCGGTCCCGCGTGCCAGCAGCTCACCGAACGGTTAGAAGCTGCTCTTGGAACAGTTGAACGTCGAGCAGTCACAGCTGATATGTTTCAGCAGCCTGATACCCAGTCCCAGTCCCAGTCCCAGTCCCAGTCCCAGTCCCTTTCTGCTAATCCGAACTAA
- a CDS encoding HEAT repeat domain-containing protein, with protein MPVVDDRRQHRDLRDLELATLSLDPDLLARELAAEETIDPLDEFRTGDTSSSIALICDQGLVDLCGTHNQRLQGLQVFCEYKDPRAAPLLLPLLQRPCPVERMSAVYALGRNPSPPAVEPLLQLLQLDSNAYVRKAAAWSLGNYPDAPILNPLIRALQNDVAAVRLWCPGSLAESGSRSPDKADPAASQLIVSLQIDSEPVVRSNCIWALGRLIDQLVESRQNEIIEILIEALLYDGETSVRDEARTALEQLGNPMVLERIQILIDNGLII; from the coding sequence ATGCCTGTGGTAGACGATCGCCGCCAACATAGGGATTTGAGAGATTTGGAGCTCGCTACTCTCTCTCTTGATCCGGATCTGCTGGCACGAGAGCTAGCTGCTGAGGAGACTATCGATCCTCTAGATGAGTTTAGGACTGGTGATACGTCTTCATCTATAGCTCTTATCTGTGATCAGGGTCTTGTAGACCTTTGCGGTACTCATAATCAGCGCTTGCAAGGGCTTCAAGTATTTTGTGAATACAAAGACCCTAGGGCAGCTCCGCTGTTACTACCTCTGTTGCAACGCCCTTGTCCGGTTGAACGAATGAGCGCTGTGTATGCCTTGGGACGAAACCCCTCGCCTCCGGCAGTGGAACCGTTACTGCAGCTCCTCCAGTTAGACAGCAACGCCTATGTTCGCAAAGCAGCGGCCTGGAGCCTAGGGAACTACCCCGACGCCCCAATTCTTAATCCACTGATTCGTGCCCTGCAAAACGATGTCGCTGCAGTGCGGTTGTGGTGTCCAGGTTCCCTTGCTGAATCGGGTAGTCGCTCTCCAGATAAGGCGGATCCGGCAGCAAGTCAGTTAATTGTGAGTCTTCAAATCGATAGTGAACCAGTCGTTCGTAGCAACTGCATTTGGGCACTCGGGCGCTTAATCGACCAGTTGGTGGAGTCTCGTCAAAACGAGATTATTGAGATTCTGATTGAGGCACTGCTTTACGACGGCGAAACTTCAGTTCGAGATGAAGCGCGTACGGCGTTAGAGCAGCTTGGAAACCCAATGGTTTTAGAACGTATACAAATATTGATTGACAACGGCCTCATTATCTGA
- a CDS encoding sodium:solute symporter family protein, with amino-acid sequence MAVIDWFLLILYLLLTLLLGLWLARRNREQDDYFLAGRHLNGWLAGASMAATTFSIDTPLYVAGLVGNRGLAGNWEWWSFALAHVAMTVVFASFWRRSGVLTDAAFTELRYGGAAAAKLRGIKAFLLALPVNCIGIGYAFLALRKVMEALDVVNGRTNVLGLSDTVWLLVIVALMVVSYTAVGGLWAVVMTDLIHLMLALLGALTVAVAALHATGGMALMLNQLHALNRPELVSLVPWTWDKDGFVWLDDAGVSVPMFTAYIAVQWWSFRRSDGGGEFVQRMLATHDERQARLAGWIFLVVNYLIRSWLWVVVALAALVLLPEQADFELGYPALAVDLLPPVGLGLVVVSLVAAFMSTVSTSVNWGASYLTHDLYQRFIRPQAGSRELLLVGQSTTLLLLMLGVATALVNDSVGMVFRLVIAIGSGSGIVLVLRWFWWRINAAAELSAMLCGFIVGLFTSVVPLVRIDDYGLRLTVITLISAAVWLTVMLLTPPESEAVLERFVRTVKPPGPGWAHLRRRFNVKPVETFSTILRRFVLACGILFGGLLGTGGFLLYQQMTGWFGLGVLVISFLLLHRPALVTHSPAE; translated from the coding sequence ATGGCTGTAATTGATTGGTTTCTTCTTATTCTGTACTTACTGCTCACGCTCTTGCTAGGCCTATGGCTAGCTCGTCGAAATCGAGAACAAGACGATTATTTCTTGGCTGGCCGTCACCTGAATGGTTGGTTGGCTGGCGCGTCGATGGCTGCTACAACTTTCTCGATCGATACCCCACTGTACGTAGCGGGTCTCGTAGGAAATCGTGGATTAGCAGGAAATTGGGAATGGTGGAGCTTCGCTCTGGCGCACGTCGCTATGACAGTAGTTTTTGCATCGTTTTGGCGTCGTAGCGGCGTTTTGACTGATGCAGCATTTACTGAGTTGCGTTATGGTGGCGCTGCTGCAGCGAAACTCCGCGGTATTAAGGCTTTTCTTTTAGCTCTACCTGTCAACTGCATTGGCATCGGCTATGCATTTCTCGCCTTACGGAAGGTAATGGAAGCCTTGGACGTCGTGAACGGCAGGACGAATGTGCTGGGTTTGTCCGACACGGTTTGGCTGCTGGTGATTGTTGCCCTGATGGTGGTCAGCTACACGGCAGTTGGCGGACTCTGGGCGGTAGTTATGACAGATCTTATCCATCTTATGCTCGCTTTGCTTGGAGCGTTAACTGTGGCCGTGGCGGCACTTCATGCTACGGGCGGCATGGCGTTGATGTTAAATCAGCTTCATGCCCTGAATCGTCCTGAACTGGTTTCACTTGTTCCCTGGACTTGGGATAAGGATGGTTTTGTTTGGCTCGATGACGCTGGCGTCAGCGTGCCTATGTTTACGGCTTATATCGCGGTGCAATGGTGGAGTTTTCGTCGTAGCGATGGAGGGGGGGAGTTCGTCCAACGCATGCTTGCCACCCATGATGAACGACAAGCTCGACTAGCAGGATGGATTTTTCTTGTTGTTAATTATTTGATTCGCAGTTGGTTGTGGGTGGTGGTGGCTTTGGCTGCACTTGTTTTATTGCCGGAACAGGCCGATTTTGAGCTTGGCTATCCTGCTCTGGCTGTTGATTTGTTGCCACCAGTTGGTCTCGGTCTAGTGGTGGTGTCTCTGGTCGCTGCATTTATGAGCACAGTGAGTACCTCCGTGAACTGGGGTGCTAGCTACCTTACGCATGATCTTTATCAGCGCTTTATTCGTCCCCAAGCAGGTTCTCGAGAATTACTGCTTGTGGGTCAGAGCACCACTCTCCTGCTATTAATGCTTGGTGTGGCGACTGCATTGGTTAATGACAGCGTCGGAATGGTATTTCGTCTTGTGATCGCAATTGGTTCTGGGTCGGGTATTGTACTCGTTCTGCGCTGGTTTTGGTGGAGGATTAATGCTGCAGCAGAACTGTCCGCTATGCTCTGTGGTTTCATCGTTGGTCTGTTCACATCCGTTGTTCCGCTAGTCCGTATCGACGACTACGGCCTAAGATTGACTGTAATTACGTTGATTTCTGCCGCAGTTTGGCTTACAGTGATGTTGCTAACCCCCCCGGAATCCGAAGCTGTACTCGAGCGATTTGTACGCACAGTCAAACCACCTGGTCCAGGCTGGGCACATCTGCGTCGGCGCTTCAACGTAAAACCAGTCGAAACTTTCTCTACGATATTGCGGCGTTTCGTGTTGGCCTGTGGGATTCTATTTGGCGGTTTGTTGGGGACAGGTGGCTTCTTGTTGTATCAGCAAATGACAGGTTGGTTTGGCCTTGGTGTGTTGGTAATTTCCTTCTTGTTACTGCACCGGCCAGCCCTCGTCACTCACTCGCCAGCAGAATGA